The following coding sequences lie in one Treponema socranskii subsp. buccale genomic window:
- a CDS encoding PTS sugar transporter subunit IIA, with translation MLSHLLTPANIKADLESAEKDEVFEEMIEMIVASQPSVDRQDALNALMLREAQQTTGIIPGIAVPHAQCASVHGTALALGLSRTGVEYDSLDGSPVNFIIMMLFAEGDTESHLQTMKDVANLLQAPDFLKTIMEKKTPQEIFDAVCNFEMSLQG, from the coding sequence ATGTTAAGTCATTTACTCACCCCTGCGAATATCAAAGCCGATTTGGAAAGCGCGGAAAAAGACGAAGTATTTGAAGAGATGATCGAAATGATCGTTGCGTCCCAGCCGTCCGTCGATCGGCAGGATGCGCTGAACGCGCTCATGCTCAGGGAAGCGCAGCAGACTACCGGTATCATTCCCGGCATCGCCGTTCCCCACGCGCAATGCGCTTCGGTGCACGGTACGGCTTTGGCGCTGGGCTTGAGCCGCACCGGCGTCGAATACGATTCACTCGACGGCAGCCCCGTAAACTTTATCATCATGATGCTCTTTGCCGAGGGCGATACGGAATCGCACCTCCAGACGATGAAGGATGTCGCGAATCTTTTGCAGGCACCCGATTTTTTAAAAACGATTATGGAAAAAAAGACGCCGCAGGAAATATTCGACGCCGTATGTAATTTTGAAATGTCGTTGCAGGGGTAG
- the secG gene encoding preprotein translocase subunit SecG produces the protein MGAIRIILLVAFIIACALLILIILVQDDGSSGMGGLLGGRGTTAFGSHSANILTRTTFVLVVLFFVFALALALLNKRPRLEQNLAPSETVQPGASPAETQSNDWWKTSDAQGAADNAGSAAVEPQQ, from the coding sequence ATGGGTGCTATTCGTATAATTCTGCTCGTCGCATTTATCATTGCGTGCGCGTTGCTTATCCTTATCATTCTCGTACAGGATGACGGTTCGAGCGGCATGGGCGGTCTTTTGGGCGGCCGCGGAACGACGGCATTCGGTTCTCATTCTGCAAATATTCTGACGAGGACGACTTTCGTGCTCGTCGTGCTCTTTTTCGTGTTTGCGTTGGCGCTCGCGCTGCTGAACAAGCGGCCGCGTCTCGAACAAAATCTCGCTCCTTCCGAAACCGTACAACCGGGCGCGTCTCCTGCCGAAACACAGTCCAACGATTGGTGGAAGACATCCGATGCTCAAGGTGCGGCGGACAATGCCGGAAGTGCGGCGGTCGAACCGCAGCAGTGA